A single genomic interval of Zingiber officinale cultivar Zhangliang chromosome 4A, Zo_v1.1, whole genome shotgun sequence harbors:
- the LOC121969913 gene encoding uncharacterized protein LOC121969913 → MGMESQTVETSDGVKLHVRLFKPADPPVSDLVLVLVHPYTVLGGFQGLLRGIATGLAEKGYQAVTFDMRGAGRSSGRASIFGSAEINDVIAVCQWVSVTLSPRGIILVGSSAGAPIAGSAVDKIDQVIGYVSIGYPFGFMASILFGRHHETILQSKKPKLFIMGTKDGFTSVKQLENKLKTAAGKVDIHLIEGAGHFQMEGPAFDAQMVNFISTFAESLQG, encoded by the exons ATGGGGATGGAATCTCAGACCGTGGAGACCAGCGACGGCGTTAAGCTTCACGTGCGGCTCTTCAAACCGGCGGATCCTCCTGTGAGCGATCTCGTCCTCGTTCTTGTCCACCCCTATACCGTCCTCGGCGGCTTCCAAGGCTTACTCCGGGGGATCGCCACCGGACTCGCCGAGAAGGGATACCAGGCAGTTACCTTTGACATGAGGGGCGCCGGCCGCTCCTCCGGCCGGGCCTCCATCTTCGGCTCTGCCGAGATCAACGATGTCATCGCCGTTTGCCAGTGGGTCTCCGTTACCCTGTCCCCTCGTGGCATCATACTCGTTGGCTCCTCCGCAG GTGCCCCAATTGCTGGTTCAGCGGTTGATAAAATAGACCAAGTGATTGGTTATGTGAGTATAGGCTATCCTTTTGGTTTCATGGCTTCCATTCTTTTTGGGCGGCATCATGAAACTATCTTGCAGTCCAAGAAACCTAAACTATTTATCATGGGAACAAAAGATGGTTTCACAAGTGTAAAACAATTGGAGAATAAGCTCAAAACTGCTGCTGGGAAAGTGGACATTCATCTGATTGAAGGAGCTGGCCATTTTCAGATGGAAGGGCCTGCGTTTGATGCTcagatggttaattttatatCCACATTTGCGGAGTCACTGCAGGGATAA